A single genomic interval of Peribacillus sp. FSL H8-0477 harbors:
- a CDS encoding TetR/AcrR family transcriptional regulator, translating into MNERTKPEKILDAAAAIVRRDGVAKLTLEAAAKEAGVSKGGLLYHFPNKESLIDGMVTRCSNTFVEDVEGRATVDPIQTGKYSRAFLEATFKELEEGLEISSGMHASLFTNPEMLECLQEHYRTWKEKMENEGLDPVTANIIRLASDGLWYADLFGMAPLEKEMREKVFSQLSAWTKKLE; encoded by the coding sequence ATGAATGAACGAACAAAGCCTGAAAAAATCTTAGATGCAGCGGCTGCCATTGTCCGCAGGGACGGTGTTGCAAAACTGACACTAGAAGCAGCAGCGAAAGAGGCAGGAGTAAGTAAAGGCGGCCTTCTGTACCACTTTCCCAATAAAGAATCCTTAATCGATGGTATGGTTACAAGATGTTCCAATACATTTGTTGAAGATGTCGAAGGACGAGCGACGGTAGATCCTATTCAAACGGGGAAGTACAGCAGAGCCTTTCTGGAAGCAACTTTTAAGGAGTTAGAAGAAGGGCTGGAAATTAGCTCAGGGATGCATGCGTCCCTATTTACCAATCCTGAAATGCTCGAATGTTTACAAGAACATTACCGTACATGGAAAGAAAAAATGGAAAATGAAGGTCTTGATCCGGTCACAGCAAACATTATCAGACTAGCATCAGATGGCCTATGGTATGCCGATTTATTCGGGATGGCGCCATTAGAGAAAGAAATGAGAGAAAAAGTATTTTCACAGCTTTCGGCTTGGACGAAGAAATTAGAATAG
- a CDS encoding MFS transporter → MKNQKISLVLLLCNLFIAFLGIGLVIPVMPSFIKELGLNGEIMGYLVAAFALAQLIASPFTGVWVDKVGRKPMIVFGLFLFSLSELIFAVGSHISLLFLSRILGGISAAFIMPAVTAFVADITTLKERPKVLGYVSASISAGFIIGPGIGGFIAEIGVRAPFYFAAVIALAAALFSMIILKEPLTKEELAAGSQSSGKVNIWSELKKSFQPKYLVPLLIVFVLAFGLAAYETMFSLFVDEKFGFTPKDISVIITVGAVFGVIAQVVFFGKLVEWLGEKKLIQVSLVMASVFMFVSVFVSSYAMIMAVTFIVFLGCDILRPAITSLLSKIAGNEQGFVAGMNSTYTSLGNIIGPALAGILFDINLNLPYIFAGAILMVGFVMTVMWKSSGKIEEG, encoded by the coding sequence ATGAAGAATCAAAAGATTTCACTTGTTTTATTATTATGCAATTTATTTATTGCCTTCCTTGGAATTGGTTTGGTTATTCCCGTTATGCCATCCTTTATCAAGGAATTAGGCTTAAATGGAGAGATCATGGGCTATCTTGTTGCAGCCTTTGCGTTAGCTCAATTAATTGCTTCACCATTTACTGGTGTTTGGGTCGATAAAGTTGGACGGAAGCCGATGATTGTTTTTGGCTTATTTCTGTTTTCTTTATCTGAGCTGATTTTTGCTGTAGGCAGTCATATAAGTCTCCTGTTTTTATCACGGATTTTAGGCGGAATCAGCGCTGCATTCATCATGCCTGCAGTTACTGCTTTTGTAGCGGATATTACAACGCTTAAAGAACGTCCGAAAGTACTAGGCTATGTTTCTGCAAGCATCAGTGCCGGATTTATTATTGGGCCGGGAATTGGCGGCTTTATCGCAGAAATTGGTGTTCGTGCACCGTTCTATTTTGCAGCCGTTATTGCACTCGCTGCCGCTCTATTTTCTATGATTATTCTTAAAGAACCATTAACGAAAGAAGAATTAGCGGCTGGCAGCCAGTCAAGTGGAAAGGTCAATATTTGGTCCGAATTGAAAAAGTCCTTCCAGCCCAAGTACTTAGTTCCTTTACTTATTGTTTTCGTCTTAGCATTCGGATTAGCAGCTTATGAAACAATGTTCAGCTTATTTGTTGATGAAAAGTTTGGTTTTACGCCAAAGGATATTTCCGTCATTATAACGGTTGGAGCAGTCTTTGGTGTCATTGCTCAGGTTGTATTTTTCGGAAAACTAGTGGAATGGCTGGGTGAGAAAAAATTAATACAGGTCAGCTTAGTTATGGCATCTGTCTTTATGTTCGTGTCAGTTTTTGTAAGCAGCTATGCAATGATTATGGCAGTTACCTTTATTGTATTTTTAGGATGCGATATCCTTCGTCCTGCAATCACTTCTTTATTATCAAAAATTGCAGGTAATGAACAAGGCTTTGTCGCTGGAATGAATTCAACGTATACAAGCCTTGGCAATATTATCGGGCCTGCATTAGCTGGTATTTTATTTGATATAAATCTAAATCTCCCTTATATTTTTGCAGGTGCTATTCTGATGGTCGGATTTGTGATGACAGTCATGTGGAAGTCATCTGGAAAAATAGAAGAAGGATAA
- a CDS encoding Type 1 glutamine amidotransferase-like domain-containing protein — MPKIMLTSNGLSTDDIAANFLLLFENDPVQMKACILTTASLQKEQNIYARKAKADLVNMGFAKVDYIDIEFDEAQQLTNYHCVYINGGNPFYLLYHLKQSGADQVIRNLNDQQVLIGVSAGAMVLGNNIEIAEFFTPEMNARNLQDLSGLKLVNLSLFPHSNREDLFNDPHGQTIADRIDVFEQCYACEVTRLADNQFLIV, encoded by the coding sequence ATGCCGAAAATTATGCTGACTTCAAATGGTTTGTCCACAGACGATATAGCAGCCAACTTTCTCTTGTTGTTTGAAAATGACCCAGTACAAATGAAAGCATGCATTCTGACTACTGCTTCCTTACAGAAAGAACAAAATATCTATGCGAGAAAAGCTAAAGCAGATTTAGTGAATATGGGATTTGCAAAAGTTGACTATATAGATATCGAGTTTGATGAAGCCCAGCAATTAACAAACTATCATTGTGTTTATATCAATGGCGGGAATCCTTTTTATTTGCTTTATCATTTAAAACAGAGCGGAGCTGACCAAGTGATTCGTAATCTGAATGATCAACAAGTACTTATCGGCGTTAGTGCTGGAGCGATGGTTCTCGGGAATAATATTGAGATTGCTGAATTTTTTACACCAGAAATGAATGCGCGGAACCTCCAAGACCTTTCTGGATTGAAGCTAGTTAATCTCTCTCTGTTTCCCCATAGTAACAGAGAGGACTTATTCAATGATCCCCATGGCCAAACGATTGCCGATCGTATTGATGTTTTTGAGCAATGCTATGCTTGCGAAGTAACTAGATTAGCAGATAATCAATTTCTTATTGTTTAA
- a CDS encoding YitT family protein — MLIGSFLVGSGINGFLVPYHLLDGGIIGLALILHYFFEVSAGFCMFILSIPLCVFAWTENRAYSYTSFLGLLISSAMIDWLRPLQTLFLVPIALSSIYGGICIGAGIGLMLRYGTSTGGTDLLATYLSKMYSMNAALIIFLLDAIIVTAGSITLNATSFLYSCLMIFIAGLMTYLFKPTEI, encoded by the coding sequence ATGCTCATTGGAAGCTTTCTTGTAGGGAGCGGGATTAACGGATTTTTAGTTCCGTATCATCTTCTTGATGGAGGAATAATTGGACTAGCTTTAATTCTTCATTATTTTTTTGAAGTATCTGCAGGATTTTGTATGTTCATTCTGAGTATCCCGCTCTGCGTCTTTGCTTGGACAGAAAACCGGGCTTATTCATATACTAGCTTTCTTGGATTGCTTATTTCTTCAGCCATGATCGACTGGCTTCGGCCATTACAAACCCTCTTTTTAGTTCCCATTGCACTCAGTTCAATTTATGGAGGGATCTGCATCGGTGCAGGTATTGGACTTATGCTACGATACGGTACAAGTACTGGTGGTACCGATTTGCTTGCAACCTATTTATCAAAGATGTATTCCATGAATGCAGCTCTTATTATCTTTCTGCTTGATGCAATCATAGTTACTGCAGGGTCAATTACCTTAAACGCAACCAGCTTTCTTTATTCCTGTTTAATGATCTTTATTGCAGGCTTAATGACTTATCTCTTTAAACCCACTGAAATATAG
- a CDS encoding DUF421 domain-containing protein: MPDWINVMFRSFFFLIVLFIITKLLGKKQISQLSLFEYITGITIGNIGAELATKVEHSLFNGVVSIATFSLAPFVAGFISMKSKSFRNIVEGKGTVFIKDGKVLEENMYKEKYTIDELLELLRKKDVFNVSDVEYAILEATGDLNVLLKKENQPLTAKDLNMKLAPIKGSETIIMDGEILDEPLSTAGRSRLWLKTELVKQGVTVENVFIGQINTYGELTVDLYDDKLKVASPQERPLLWATLKKCQADLELFALSTDSIEAKEMYEENSLKIQHAIDKIEPILKS; encoded by the coding sequence ATGCCTGATTGGATTAATGTCATGTTTCGGTCATTTTTCTTCTTAATTGTGTTATTTATCATTACAAAATTATTAGGAAAAAAACAAATATCGCAGCTATCTCTTTTTGAATATATAACTGGGATTACCATTGGGAATATTGGAGCAGAATTAGCGACAAAAGTTGAACACAGTCTTTTTAACGGAGTAGTTTCCATTGCTACTTTTTCACTCGCTCCTTTTGTAGCTGGTTTTATTTCTATGAAGAGTAAATCTTTTCGTAATATTGTGGAAGGAAAAGGGACAGTCTTCATTAAGGATGGGAAAGTACTTGAAGAAAACATGTATAAAGAAAAATATACGATTGACGAATTATTAGAATTACTGCGAAAAAAGGATGTCTTTAATGTCAGTGATGTCGAGTATGCTATTTTAGAAGCTACGGGCGATTTAAATGTCTTGTTGAAAAAAGAAAATCAGCCGCTGACCGCAAAGGACTTGAACATGAAATTAGCGCCCATAAAAGGATCGGAAACGATTATTATGGATGGAGAAATTTTAGATGAACCCCTGTCCACAGCCGGACGCAGTAGATTATGGCTAAAAACAGAGCTGGTAAAGCAAGGGGTTACTGTTGAAAATGTTTTTATTGGACAAATTAATACATACGGTGAATTAACTGTCGATTTATATGATGACAAATTGAAGGTAGCCTCTCCACAGGAAAGACCCTTATTGTGGGCGACATTAAAAAAATGTCAAGCTGATTTGGAGTTATTTGCCCTCAGTACAGATTCAATAGAAGCAAAGGAGATGTACGAAGAAAATAGTTTGAAAATTCAACATGCCATTGATAAAATAGAACCTATATTGAAAAGTTAA
- a CDS encoding DUF1657 domain-containing protein, which produces MTIASDVKQCLASLKGAEANLSGIALRTVEEESKKTLNEAVLLVHETVEDLQKRVGLLEREKYKGF; this is translated from the coding sequence ATGACCATTGCATCAGATGTGAAACAATGCCTCGCGAGTCTTAAAGGAGCAGAGGCTAATTTATCAGGTATAGCATTACGAACAGTAGAAGAAGAATCGAAAAAGACACTGAATGAGGCGGTCCTGCTTGTCCATGAAACCGTTGAAGACTTACAGAAACGGGTTGGGTTATTAGAACGGGAAAAATATAAAGGTTTTTAG
- the spoVAE gene encoding stage V sporulation protein AE, with product MIYFWAFVVGGLICVIGQIMFDVFKLTPAHTLSTFVVVGAVLDGFGLYEPFIDFAGAGATVPITSFGNSLVHGAMEEAEKHGLVGILSGMFEVTSAGISAAIIFGMIGAILFKPKG from the coding sequence ATGATTTATTTTTGGGCGTTTGTTGTCGGCGGATTGATCTGTGTGATTGGGCAAATTATGTTTGATGTATTTAAACTTACACCAGCGCACACCTTAAGTACCTTTGTAGTGGTTGGAGCTGTGTTGGACGGCTTTGGTTTATACGAACCATTTATCGACTTTGCGGGAGCAGGTGCAACCGTACCAATTACCAGTTTTGGTAATTCACTAGTCCATGGCGCCATGGAGGAAGCTGAAAAGCATGGTCTGGTCGGTATTTTATCCGGGATGTTTGAAGTCACAAGTGCCGGTATATCAGCCGCAATAATATTTGGGATGATTGGTGCCATTCTTTTTAAACCAAAAGGTTAG
- the spoVAD gene encoding stage V sporulation protein AD, with translation MLRGHRTWVFDQKPVIVSTGTVGGPFEANGALAEDFDLLHSDLWLREDSYEKAHRVMIEEAAQKAIEKGGIQKEDVQFFLAGDLINQITPTSFASRSIGVPYLGLFGACSTSMEGLALGAAIINAKGAKYVLTGASSHNAAVEKQFRYPTEYGGQKPPTSQWTVTGAGMALLSDKGEGPRVTSATIGRVIDMGLSDPFNMGGAMAPAAVDTITAHLTDRNIDPSYYDLIVTGDLGQIGHEVSLDLFKKQGIPIDDSFYSDCGLLIYKSDQPVLAGASGAGCSATVVYGHLLNRMKKGELKRILVVATGALLSPLSFQQKESIPCIAHAVSIEYGGGNTP, from the coding sequence ATGCTAAGAGGACATCGTACATGGGTTTTTGATCAAAAGCCAGTCATTGTTTCAACTGGTACGGTGGGAGGACCATTCGAAGCCAACGGTGCTCTTGCGGAAGACTTTGATCTTCTTCACTCTGATTTGTGGTTGAGAGAGGATTCGTATGAAAAGGCTCATAGAGTTATGATTGAGGAAGCTGCGCAAAAAGCGATAGAAAAAGGCGGCATTCAAAAGGAAGACGTTCAATTTTTCTTAGCGGGTGACTTAATTAATCAAATAACGCCGACGAGTTTCGCCTCACGTTCCATTGGGGTGCCGTATCTTGGACTGTTTGGTGCCTGTTCCACCTCGATGGAGGGCTTAGCGTTAGGAGCAGCGATTATCAATGCAAAAGGAGCGAAATATGTCTTAACAGGTGCATCTAGTCATAATGCTGCCGTTGAAAAACAGTTTCGTTATCCAACTGAATACGGCGGACAAAAGCCTCCTACATCACAGTGGACAGTAACTGGTGCTGGAATGGCACTGTTAAGTGATAAAGGCGAAGGTCCAAGAGTAACTTCCGCAACGATAGGGCGTGTCATTGACATGGGTTTATCCGATCCATTTAATATGGGTGGTGCGATGGCCCCGGCTGCCGTTGATACAATCACTGCCCATTTAACAGATCGAAATATCGATCCTTCCTATTATGACCTAATAGTTACAGGGGATCTTGGACAAATTGGACATGAAGTATCATTGGATTTATTTAAAAAACAAGGGATACCAATCGATGACAGTTTTTATAGTGACTGCGGGTTACTAATTTATAAATCGGACCAACCAGTTCTTGCGGGTGCCAGCGGGGCAGGCTGTTCGGCAACGGTTGTCTATGGTCATTTGTTAAATCGGATGAAAAAAGGGGAACTTAAACGAATTTTGGTTGTCGCAACTGGAGCCTTATTATCTCCCTTATCTTTTCAACAAAAGGAAAGCATCCCATGTATCGCACATGCGGTTTCAATTGAATATGGAGGTGGAAATACACCATGA